The sequence below is a genomic window from Plasmodium gaboni strain SY75 chromosome 10, whole genome shotgun sequence.
CACTTTGCtacttttaatattatttattttttgaaaaaaatatacctatattataaaaataagaattaaataaattaataaaaaaaagaaaaaaaaaaaacacatatatatatatatatatatatattaaatttatttgtacttgtaaatttttttaatatatatttaaaattttataaaaataaaaaagagaaaataaaatattatgatttatatatctttaaattatatagCAAGTTTGTAATAACAGTATTATGAATTTAGCTGAAAAACCAAAAGCTTTTTTTATTTGcaaatttttatttttttattatatttataaaaaacCCATCTTACCTTTTGATTCGTTGGTATGAATTGaattcataaaaaataatagtgattatatataagtgAACACCATtagtatttatatatataaatatatatatatatatgatttatattaacataCTATAATgctatttttttttttttttcccccATTTTTACacatctttatttttttcattccAATTTCCTTTATAGAAATGTAAAATTAGTGGTAAAGAGATACCCTATGTTTGCattattcaaatattaGGTCTAAGTCTTTTAGGCCAACGTGTGTGCTTGTATATACACGACGTAagtaaaatataagaattaataatagaagagaatattattaaaaattatacactcttataattaattttatttatttattatttattttatttttttgttctttgTGTAGTTCTACCCTTTCTTTTATTTACTAATACCACCTGAGGAAAAGAATAGTAAACcaaatgaataatataaaatatataaatatatatatgtatatatatttaccATTATGATATTCCATAGGTAGTTAGATATTTTtatagttatatataaatttatctctcatatatatgtatctTAAAGTTTGTTtattctatattattattttattttttttttattttttttttaatttttttttccttttccCATTTCAGATGATAAGCTAGAAATAGAATTATGCGAATTTTTAGAGGAAGAATATGGAAAAACGAAAAAAGATCCAAGTAGCAATGTgtgtatttataatatagaaaGAGTTAAAAGGAAAGCTATTTATGGGTATAATGAGGAGTGTGATgattttttgaaaatatcTTTCTTATATCCAAATAcaattaattattttgcaagtttgttaaaaaagaaattatttaaGAAACGTATATGGGATTTATATGAAgttcatataaattatatgttacattttttatgtatgaaaaatatatatggatgttctgaaatatatattgataaaaacatttattttaGAAAAGAATTTGTGAATGAAATAAATTTCGAATGTATTGAAAAAGAAGAGCGTTGGTATTTAGGGggaaaaaaatgtaatttAGATAActttaaaagaaataaatatttagaAGTAGACGCTCCTTTAGTTTTTACAGTAAAAACAATCAATGTTAATTTTTCGTCATTAAAAAGAGAAACGTCATATGATATTGAGTGTGATATAAAACATCaacatattttaaatgagaaaatatataaatatgaatttgaaaagaataaaataaaatggaAGAAAGAATTCAATTTTGATCTTCCTATTAATCATTTAGATTCTTTTGCAAAAATGTGgatgaaagaaaaaaaaagatgtaaatatatggacatgaatttaaagaaggaacttttttattttagCAGTTATGAAAATGATTTATGTTTTGACACATTTGATGTACTAACTGAgagaacaaaaaaaatgttcCAAGGATTTTTAGAATTTATGAGGAAACGGCAAAGTGAAAAGGAAAACGTAAACTGTGAGAAAATATTAGAATGTGATAATATTGAAAAgattcaaaaatataatgacATAATTAATGATGATATGAAACTAAAAAAAGACtataattttaattctggtatgaataatatagaagtgaatataaaacaaataagaaataatgataatataaataattgtAAAAATATGGCACATAATGAAGgagaaaataatatgttatcAAATATGATTGgtgataaaaaaaaggatCATATGGAAATATCACCTGATTTTTTCatacaaaataaagaagaagaaaaggAAATAGAAGAGAAAAGAGAAAAGGAAAAGCaagatgaaaaagaaaaggaGAAAGAGGAAGAAGGagaaaaggaaaaagaGGATGAAAGagaaaaggaaaaagaGGATGAAATAGAATGTTTTATTGAGTACGTTAATGAGAAAGGATGTATAGCTTCCTTtgaaattaataaaaagagAAAAGAAGTGGTTCGTTATTCTTTTAAGAAAGAACCACCTAGAATAAGCAAATGTTATGCCGTTGTTAATAATTTAGTTGATGATCTAAGGGGAAGTGATAACAATATTgtgaaagaaaaaatgaagggaaatatttataacaaAATACATGACCATATagaatatgaaaataaagaagataCATCCaaatttgaatatatagaaaaagaaaatcatatggaaaataaggataatataaaaaagcAATATGAACAGAttaaatcaaaaaatatgaagaaaaaaataaatataaaatatggaaatatattttttttagaaatattaaccgaaataaaagatgaaaatTGTTATTCGTCAGATTATAACCAAGACAAAATAAAGGccattttttatatagtGAGAGAAGAAAGACTTATGAATTTATATGAGGATTATAATAATTGCATGGGAATTATAGCAACGAAACCTTTTCCTAATATTTCATATCTttttaatgaaaatgaattaaataaagaacaattaaatgaagaaaaatCAAATGAAGAACAATTAAATGAAGAACAATTAAATGAAGAACAATTAAATGAAGAACAATCAAATGAAGAACAATCAAATGAAGAACAATTAAAATTGTGTAGAGATATAAATCATATGGAAGACATGaatatttgtaaaaataattgtaaatgtatagaaaaaaataaggaTAATCTAagaaatgataaaaatgtgattaataaaaacaaCGATGATTCATGTGGAAGAAATAAAGAACCATATTGTCGGGAGAATGGTTATCATAAGAATAACAgaataaaagaaataacaaataataatataaaaaaagagaagaaacctttttttgattttaatataaattataataaagttaatatatgtattgtagaaaatgaaagagaattaattcaaaaattgattaataaaatattgttttattCTCCGCTTAGTATTGTTTCCtatgaaaatgataaatataatataaattatataaaccAAAGATGTTTAGCTTTAGATATAGgtaatttttataagatGATTTGTAAACTGAATGATCAGAAAAAGTTTTTAGATTTACATAACGCATATAgtagaaatataaaaggTATCATAATTGAAagtttatataaattatcaAATACTTATAATACTTCATTTGAAAATTTATGTAaacattatttaaatataaatattccATCTGTTAACAAATATACCTTATATTATTGGtataattataagaaaaaaaggaaaataaaaactaATGAATCTTCAACAAGTATGAATAaagataatttaaataatgatatgtGGAATGATATGGATGAGGaagatatttattttccatatagacatataacaataaaacattatttaagaaaagtatattttatactattaatatatgataaaatatgctttttaaaaagaaagatGAGTTTctgtaaatatattcatgttgatttattatctttaatAAATAGAGGATCtcaatatattatagaatCTTTTCTTCTCAAGATGTGTATTAAATATAACtatgttttatattctccttcaaataaagaaatatttgATCAAAGACCTATTTTGCATACTCCTTTAATATTGCAACCCAAAAGTTCAATCAATTTTTTTCCATTATTAGTTTTTGATTTTCAGTCATTATATCCTTCTATTTTAATTGcttttaatatttgttattCAACATGCTTAGGAACCATAACCCTAAAGAGGAAATTGAGTCAAATGGATgaagaaaagaataatGAAAAGAACAATGAAGATACCGAAGATTTGTCAATGCAGAAAAGTGGAACTGATGTGAATGATATGAATGTTATGAATGTTATGAATGATATGAATGATATGAATGataagaattatataaattataagaaTGAATTATCATGtagtaataaaaatgttttaccatctgatgaatataaagatattatGAATATCTCTGGGGATGAAAAATATCTATTCGACTTGTTggatgaaaatataaatgaatgTAGATCATCTGCAGATCCAATGATTGAATCTGATATTATTCGTAGTAATGGAAAAGAATTAGATgagaatatatttaatggGAATATGACTACTGAAAATCatgatgaaataaaatataaacttgatatgaataataaattagaattgagaaataaaaattatataaataaaacaaatgaGCAATCAATATGTGggaatataaataagaacAAATTTTATAGCAATGAAGATAAATCCATGGAAACCAATTTTGAATTTATAAAACTGGGAGTAATGAAAAATGTTCCTACTATTTCAAGTAGAATTAAAAATCTTAAAAGTGAGGATTTAATTATAACTAGtaataatacaatatatGTAAAGAAACACAAAAGGAAAGGAATATGTCCTCTTTTTCTTGAAGacattttaaaaacaaGGATTATGTTAAAACGATGCATGGGTATGTATGAAGAAAGGGTTAgtaaaaaattaaatgaaagaatgggaaaattaaaattaatattaaatgttGCTACAGGATATATTGGTGCAAATTTTTCTGGTAGGATGCCATGTGTAGATATTTCTGAAAGTATTATAAGTATAGGTCgtaattttttattatttataattgaatatataaaagaaaattataagtttgttaaaatattatatggaGATACAgattcattatttttattaaatgaaacTACAGATGATATACAAAGTTCTTTTAAACTTGcttatgaaatattaaatagtataaataatatattaccATTACCAATGTATTTAAATTTTGAAAAGATATATTGTCCTTCTCTTCTTTTAACCAAAAAACGATATTTTGgtttttcatttaaaagTGAAAATCAAGATAATCCTATTTTAGATTTAAAGGGTGTAGAAAGTATAAGATCCGATCAATGTATATtagtaaaaaatatattaatacaaatatattttatccttttttattttaaaagtaattgttatttttcttattgttgttgttgttgttatttatgtaagaactttttttctaatatgATATGTTCTTGTAAAGAATTAAATGTTCATAAAACGGATCCATGTTTTTTATTCAGGTTATTAAAAATTGTATTAAACATATGCAAAGCTAGAAGATACATTAGTCAAAACGAAgatatagataatataaataataacaataataataatattaaaaataataataaatatgattGTCATGGTAACAATCACTATGCtaataaaatgaatgaTGTATCAAATATATCGTTGCAATTATATCAAGAAGTTCCTTCTTTTGACAAGGTGAAACTTTATAAGGAAGTTATGAATTGGATAGAATATTATGATAACGAGAATTTATTACTAAAAACTTTAAACTTTTTATATAGGgaaaaatattcttttttaatatatttatttaatcTATTTGATGAAGgtacattaaaaaaagaaattgaaaaaataatacaaataaattttcaaaaaatagaaaaccaaaaaaataaaaaatgttgTTTTATGAATCCTTCTAATGTTTTCAAAAGTTGTTTATGTGTTAAGAAcataaatgaaaatgtaaAATGTGATAAGATAAGATGTtattgtaatataaaacaagctatgttttttttttataatccaacatataataaagtggattatgtttttaatactaaattattttattctcATTTATTATCTCATATAAGAAAAACGTTAAgtgaatattttaataaaatttatgaTAATCAAATTTCttgtaataattttattatatatagaaaagTGAAATTAGGTTCATACAAAGGAGAAATGCAGGGCATTAAGCGAAAAGTATCACTACCACCTCAAGCAATTGTAGCAAGGAAAATGATGCGAGATTTTCCTAATTCaattattacatataaagAAAAGGTGCCTTACATATTTACTAAGAAGTTGAAAGATGATAAATTTTATAGTTCTGTTTCGCATCCGCATTTTATTAGAGGAATTTATAAGTCCTTTAAGTTTCAGTGTGGTTCTACAGAACAGGTAGATATATTTGAAGacaattataataataataataatgatagtagtgataataataatgatagtaatgatcataataataatgatagtaatgatcataataataatgatagtaatgatcataataataatgataatattgaaaattTTCCGAGCTCGGAAAAAAGCGAATATTGTGATATTAGTGAAAACGAAGAAAAAAGCGAAAACTGTAAAAATTCGGATATGAGTGAATATTGTgaatatgatgaaaagCAGTTATATGTTGATGGTATGATGgaaataaatgaattaaaaaataaaatattacctattaatttaaaaaaaaaaatgaaaaataaaaagaaaaaaataaaagaaataaattatgattattatatacaaaatttaattattcCACCACTTAAAAGAATGTTAGATTTATTGCCTTTTTGTTCCATCAATTTAGATGAAATTTTTTACAgaacaaaaagaaaatttaattGGAATAAGGCAAAATTAGAAATGTTTTCAAagtattataaaaatatggataATAAACTGTTAAGAAATAATGATGTAACAAATAAAGGTATCAGAATGgtgaatattataaatgaagacaaaacaaataataaagaacACAATGGGAATACAAAAAGCTTAAACTTTTTACATAATGTGAATGGAACAATggaaaattataaagatatgaataacaaatcaaaaattataataagGTTAGAAGGACAAGGagaaaatgaagaattaaaagttacaaataaaataatgaataGTTATGtagaaattaataaatcTCAGGATATGctgaaaaaattaaataaaatatgcTTAACGTGTGCAAATTCTGAAATGGAAGCGTTAGCATGTCATTATTCTGTGcattgtaatatattttttaaaaggATTAATTTACaagatattattttaaaaaataaagattCAATAAACAGACTTACATAACAATAtagaattattaattatgacgaaatatatatgtatgtaaTTTTTAGTTGTATTAAtctatataaatatcattattttgttttttttttttttcaatctattttgttttatttatttatttatttattttattttattttattttttatttttttttgggtgtgataaatttttatatattaaattaaaaaaaaaatgtaaagtttaatttattaattatatatagaattaaaaaaaaaaattataaaattaataattacaATGATTGACTAATAaaattgtatttttttttaatttaaaaaaaaaaaataataaaataaacgATATTGATAAGACgcaaaaatatttgtaatatgaaggacatatatatatatatatatattatatccTTATTCANNNNNNNNNNNNNNNNNNNNNNNNNNNNNNNNNNNNNNNNNNNNNNNNNNNNNNNNNNNNNNNNNNNNNNNNNNNNNNNNNNNNNNNNNNNNNNNNNNNNNNNNNNNNNNNNNNNNNNNNNNNNNNNNNNNNNNNNNNNNNNNNNNNNNNNNNNNNNNNNNNNNNNNNNNNNNNNNNNNNNNNNNNNNNNNNNNNNNNNNNNNNNNNNNNNNNNNNNNNNNNNNNNNNNNNNNNNNNNNNNNNNNNNNNNNNNNNNNNNNNNNNNNNNNNNNNNNNNNNNNNNNNNNNNNNNNNNNNNNNaaaaaaaatataaaataaataattaaaaatatttataaataaaattgtattttattttaatttaaaaaaaaaaaataataaaataaacgATATTGATAAGACgcaaaaatatttgtaatatgaaggacatatatatatatatatatattatatccTTATTCAcgattattttttttttttttttttttttttttttttttcattttatacCCATTTTAATTTGTTAGACAGGGTTGACATAAATAAAGTAAATTTGCCgaatttatattttttgaaaacGTGACAAGAGAATATTCATCAGGTGAATTTACAAATCCTTCTTTTTTGGATACATCACATCCATAATTaattaatgaaaataaatcatggttaaataaattttgttttttgGAAAGGTGTGGATATATACCCCATGTTAATTGTAATTTCCTAGctaaatatttattttctgTAATAACTATGATTGGTGCTTTTGTTCTTAAATTACTTAGTTTTtgaattttattaaattcatTTGAGAATAGAATGATTgattttaaattaatattattacttatGTCTCTAATACTAAAAATGAGTTTATCAAAATAGgatatatcattttcatttgtatgatcacatttattattttgaatatattcattattatatttattaatttcttgaatattattattttgatgacaacaattatttttatgatccaacatttttaatttatcatttttcCTTTGtgtatattcataataataataatcattttcaacatctttaataattttattttgtgtCGACACGGTTAGTACTGGATATTGTCCTGTAGCTGTTTCTGCAGATAACATAACACAATCAGATCCGTCATATAATGCTGTAGCTACATCTGTAACTTCTGCTCTTGTAGGAGATGGAAGAAATCTCATACTTTCCATCATTTGTGTTGCTACAATTACTggtttattatatttaattctacataaatttataagttttttttgtaaaataGGTAAATTGGATAAGTTGGTTTCGATTCCTAGATCACCCCTTGCTATCATAATACCATCtgataatttaataatattttcaatatttttaattgCTGAAGGTTTTTCTATTTTTGAAATGATAGCTATTTTATTGTGAtctttattaatattatataaattagaataatttttcatagtattatctatattatgattatgCATATCTTGTTGATCatcaataatatttttatcatccAAAATATTGGtaacaatatttttattatattgattTTGTATGttatcattaatatatagatcttggtttttatatacatcataaatttgtttatatttttgtacattttttaaataataattattataataatcatttatttctttaatatagaaatcattttcatcatcaAATGTTTTCATTTGTAAATTATTCTGATCAAAATTTATTCTatcttttcttttaatattattataaaaatcactttgataataatcattaataatatttcttaaaaaaattaaatcaTATTCAGTTTGAACAAATGAATATCCTAAAAAGTCTACTTCTTCATTgatacaaaataaaatatcttttatatctttttcaCTTAAAACATCTATAGGCATAATCATATTTGGAATACAAAAACCTTTTTTACTATATAATTTACCACCAGTTAAAACTTGtacttttatataagaattctgtatattattagtatcataattattttcaagaattttcatttttaaatttccatcatctaataatattatttgtcCAGCTTTTGCATTCTTTATTAATTCTGGATAATTTAATTGTACCCTTTTTTGATTACCTAATGTATTCATTAAAtcaaaagaaaataaatcaccttcttttaattcaacaaaagtattattatctttttcatttatttcatttttttcaaattcTCCTATTCGAATTTTCGGTCCTTGAATATCACCCAATATTCCAATAGTTgtatcatatttattttctaaaatCCGAATtgaatttattatatatttcttaataCTTTTAAGACCATGTGAAAAATTTAATCTAAAAACATCTATACCATTTAggtataatttttctagCTGTTCAAAATTTTCCGATGCAGGACCTACAGTAGCAATCTGTTTACATTTTGTAaaagatattttatttttcttattagGATTAAGTAGATTAATATCATCTATATTTCTTACAGTCCCTATTTCACTATGTGCCAGAAtgttcttttttctttctatgtttttatttatatttatattgttcAAAAATAACAAATCCCCTGATCCATTTCCAGAACCTACAATTGTATTACTTCCTTGCTTATAGAATTTATCATAAGcaatatttttgttattcttttttatacaattaacataacatattattactatGATAAATAGGCaaatatgaattaaattcattttatgttataatatcaataagtgtaaatgtatatatatatatatatatatatatatattagatgAGAAATTTTActgtttttttatttgatattatattattttttcgTAACATGAACAAGTGAAGgaaaaaatgaaacaagggaaaataataatgaataaataaatcaatatataattatatgtatatgtatatatatttatatttatttatttataatagTACAATTGAataatctttttttaacatatattatatattttctgCTACATCATCCCTTaatcattttcttttgCCTATATATTAgtttataatttttcttatttttcatttattttatatttttcctaCCATAATTTTTccattaatattaaaatgtttgttaaaatatattaatatatatatgtgtatttattatttatttattaacttttttttacccctatatatatttctatatagAGCCCATATCAATATAcagtatatatatgtgaatatatataatttttttttttttttttttttttattattcatcatattgatataaaaatttttaaaataattttttctttaaattgaaaggataaatatatatatatatatatatgaattaccttttatatattttaaaatttttgaattaaaaaaagatgaaattcatatattttatttttttctaataatataattcttCCTTATTccaatatataatatattcatgGATTAAATATCCTtattgataaaatatattctatgaatatatttaataccattctatatatttattattattattattttatgattttaaaagtatattataatacaCGGTTTTTATAGTaattaaaaagatataaGTTCGTTGTAGATTTGTTCAAATaataaggaaaaaaaaaaaaaaaaaaaggaaaaatgTTACCATGTgcaaatatatatatgtatatatattaaagtATATACATCTGTTAGTGTGTGTTTTAAAactcttttttttttgtaaaataacaaatatatatatattgtttttttatttatgaaatacaaaaaaaaatgttctGTCATATTTAAAgttaaattttaataaattaaataaattaaagGTCAACTTGCGATAAGTGggtatatataataaaatgaattcatatatatatatatatatatatatatatatatattttttcttcttatatatatataataatattttatgcATTTACATATTCTACAACATTTTGGTTGTTTAAAAATACTCCTTAAAACACATTTCATTTATGAATCATAATGTTCttcaataaatataagaaaaaatttagAAACACGAAAAGGAAATATTGTTCTTCGCCTGGAAAAAACGAAAGACAAAAGAAAGATACCAATATTTACTCTACAATTAAgaagatattaaaaaatgttatattgaaagaatattttaaagcgattttgaaaaagatttatgaaaattttgaaaaaaacatatatttttttgatatcttcatatatatggatcttataaaattgtcagtttaaataaatatatataatagataaaggataaatatatatatatatatatgtatatatttaataattattattctttttatatttttccttaGAATTGATTCTTTGAATATTTTAGGGCAATATATATCCAAAGATTTTATACAATTtacaaattattttaatgaAACTAGCTATAATTTATTGACtgaattttttaaaaattacaaagtaaataaaatgtaaaatgtttcgaaatatatatatatatatatataatatgtatgtgtaccatattatatatttttattaatattttttcatcatatttaGGCAAATGAACAAAGATGCGAACATTTTTCTGCTTATttagaaataataattaagAACAGgttttttataattatccTTATTCCCTTGAATACACCCATAAAAgtaaattttattatatatatgtaaaattataaataaatgtctaagatttattttatataatttcttttttttttttttttttatagacAGATTGTATTTTAAATTTAGCAAAATCTCATAAATTAGAAAacaatttttataacatttttgAATTAATTAACGCaacattaatatataaagataaaaaaagttttttatataaaagtttTTATATGAGAATATGTGAATGTTCAAACATATATTTGCCCCATCAGAATGTGCTTGTACAAATTAACAACATAGGACACTTAAACGAGTgatgaaatatatatatatatatatatatatatgtatgacatttcatatatattatatcatatggataaaatttttttatgtacATTGCTATTTCTTATAgtaaaaagaattataaagaaatatgtaaattatgttttacaaaagaatatgaagaaataacaaataagagagaatttaaaaatttttatattttaaagtTTTCCTTTACTAAGGCAAttgatgaatataataatataggtgaataatgaaatattatgtgtatatacatatacatatatatatatgtatgtatatatgtttatattttattaagaTGAATATACAAGCTTTGAGGTGTTATTTCAAGATATACCAGAAAAGAATGAATCCTTTGAAATCGGGTctaaatataatttaatagTTGTATCTATTCCTAATAATGTATGTAAAGGAATATTATTAATCTAAGTTTaatttacatttatataatttgaacttttattatttatcttatattattttttcatttaagTTTACCAGAAGTTTTGTTAAGGGAGCACGTGTTGGAAATTTGTGGCTCCTaaattataacaaaaatgttattaaaaaataaaaataaaatttatttgtgtatatatgttgtaaatatttgtacatatatatgtttatgaatttttttttttttttttttttagaatttaaaaaaaattgaagataatattatatgtgtTTCTGAAAATGTGAATACTTTATTATCTACAGAAAGTTTTAATTATTTGTTACAGGCACAAAATTTGAATGgtattttaaaatattcatataatatgcataaataaaatatttatattatttata
It includes:
- a CDS encoding putative DNA polymerase zeta catalytic subunit, which codes for MNLAEKPKAFFICKFLFFYYIYKKPILPFDSLKCKISGKEIPYVCIIQILGLSLLGQRVCLYIHDFYPFFYLLIPPEEKNNDKLEIELCEFLEEEYGKTKKDPSSNVCIYNIERVKRKAIYGYNEECDDFLKISFLYPNTINYFASLLKKKLFKKRIWDLYEVHINYMLHFLCMKNIYGCSEIYIDKNIYFRKEFVNEINFECIEKEERWYLGGKKCNLDNFKRNKYLEVDAPLVFTVKTINVNFSSLKRETSYDIECDIKHQHILNEKIYKYEFEKNKIKWKKEFNFDLPINHLDSFAKMWMKEKKRCKYMDMNLKKELFYFSSYENDLCFDTFDVLTERTKKMFQGFLEFMRKRQSEKENVNCEKILECDNIEKIQKYNDIINDDMKLKKDYNFNSGMNNIEVNIKQIRNNDNINNCKNMAHNEGENNMLSNMIGDKKKDHMEISPDFFIQNKEEEKEIEEKREKEKQDEKEKEKEEEGEKEKEDEREKEKEDEIECFIEYVNEKGCIASFEINKKRKEVVRYSFKKEPPRISKCYAVVNNLVDDLRGSDNNIVKEKMKGNIYNKIHDHIEYENKEDTSKFEYIEKENHMENKDNIKKQYEQIKSKNMKKKINIKYGNIFFLEILTEIKDENCYSSDYNQDKIKAIFYIVREERLMNLYEDYNNCMGIIATKPFPNISYLFNENELNKEQLNEEKSNEEQLNEEQLNEEQLNEEQSNEEQSNEEQLKLCRDINHMEDMNICKNNCKCIEKNKDNLRNDKNVINKNNDDSCGRNKEPYCRENGYHKNNRIKEITNNNIKKEKKPFFDFNINYNKVNICIVENERELIQKLINKILFYSPLSIVSYENDKYNINYINQRCLALDIGNFYKMICKLNDQKKFLDLHNAYSRNIKGIIIESLYKLSNTYNTSFENLCKHYLNINIPSVNKYTLYYWYNYKKKRKIKTNESSTSMNKDNLNNDMWNDMDEEDIYFPYRHITIKHYLRKVYFILLIYDKICFLKRKMSFCKYIHVDLLSLINRGSQYIIESFLLKMCIKYNYVLYSPSNKEIFDQRPILHTPLILQPKSSINFFPLLVFDFQSLYPSILIAFNICYSTCLGTITLKRKLSQMDEEKNNEKNNEDTEDLSMQKSGTDVNDMNVMNVMNDMNDMNDKNYINYKNELSCSNKNVLPSDEYKDIMNISGDEKYLFDLLDENINECRSSADPMIESDIIRSNGKELDENIFNGNMTTENHDEIKYKLDMNNKLELRNKNYINKTNEQSICGNINKNKFYSNEDKSMETNFEFIKLGVMKNVPTISSRIKNLKSEDLIITSNNTIYVKKHKRKGICPLFLEDILKTRIMLKRCMGMYEERVSKKLNERMGKLKLILNVATGYIGANFSGRMPCVDISESIISIGRNFLLFIIEYIKENYKFVKILYGDTDSLFLLNETTDDIQSSFKLAYEILNSINNILPLPMYLNFEKIYCPSLLLTKKRYFGFSFKSENQDNPILDLKGVESIRSDQCILVKNILIQIYFILFYFKSNCYFSYCCCCCYLCKNFFSNMICSCKELNVHKTDPCFLFRLLKIVLNICKARRYISQNEDIDNINNNNNNNIKNNNKYDCHGNNHYANKMNDVSNISLQLYQEVPSFDKVKLYKEVMNWIEYYDNENLLLKTLNFLYREKYSFLIYLFNLFDEGTLKKEIEKIIQINFQKIENQKNKKCCFMNPSNVFKSCLCVKNINENVKCDKIRCYCNIKQAMFFFYNPTYNKVDYVFNTKLFYSHLLSHIRKTLSEYFNKIYDNQISCNNFIIYRKVKLGSYKGEMQGIKRKVSLPPQAIVARKMMRDFPNSIITYKEKVPYIFTKKLKDDKFYSSVSHPHFIRGIYKSFKFQCGSTEQVDIFEDNYNNNNNDSSDNNNDSNDHNNNDSNDHNNNDSNDHNNNDNIENFPSSEKSEYCDISENEEKSENCKNSDMSEYCEYDEKQLYVDGMMEINELKNKILPINLKKKMKNKKKKIKEINYDYYIQNLIIPPLKRMLDLLPFCSINLDEIFYRTKRKFNWNKAKLEMFSKYYKNMDNKLLRNNDVTNKGIRMVNIINEDKTNNKEHNGNTKSLNFLHNVNGTMENYKDMNNKSKIIIRLEGQGENEELKVTNKIMNSYVEINKSQDMLKKLNKICLTCANSEMEALACHYSVHCNIFFKRINLQDIILKNKDSINRLT